In Pelosinus sp. UFO1, one genomic interval encodes:
- a CDS encoding PhzF family phenazine biosynthesis protein, translating to MKYYVVDAFAEEIFEGNPAGICVLENWLSGELMQKIAMENNLSETAFAVKENNSYRLRWFTPGGEIDLCGHATLATAFVLANFVETASTEFVFETLSGKITVVRKGDLYEMDFPAYHLSPVPVTDKMTEAIGVRPVEAWMGRDLVCVLEEENQVFDAQPDQAKLKTLDGLLLQLTAKGTEYDCVTRSFAPKLGVEEDPVCGSGHCHVIPLWAKKLGKNTLVARQASRRGGTLYCQDCGERIKISGKAVLYATAELHIK from the coding sequence ATGAAATACTATGTTGTAGATGCATTTGCAGAAGAAATTTTTGAGGGAAACCCTGCCGGTATCTGTGTTTTAGAGAACTGGCTATCAGGCGAGCTTATGCAGAAAATCGCAATGGAAAACAATCTTTCTGAAACAGCGTTTGCGGTCAAGGAAAATAACAGTTACCGTCTGCGTTGGTTTACTCCCGGTGGAGAGATTGACCTTTGCGGCCATGCAACATTGGCAACCGCATTTGTACTGGCAAATTTTGTAGAAACGGCTTCAACTGAATTTGTTTTTGAAACGCTTAGCGGGAAAATAACTGTAGTACGCAAAGGTGATTTATACGAGATGGATTTTCCCGCTTATCATTTGTCACCTGTGCCTGTTACTGATAAAATGACAGAAGCGATAGGTGTACGTCCGGTGGAAGCATGGATGGGCCGGGACTTGGTTTGCGTATTAGAAGAAGAAAATCAAGTCTTTGATGCACAGCCTGATCAGGCAAAACTAAAGACGCTCGATGGTCTGCTGCTGCAATTGACGGCAAAAGGGACAGAATATGACTGTGTTACCCGCAGTTTTGCCCCCAAATTAGGTGTGGAAGAAGATCCAGTTTGTGGTTCTGGCCATTGCCATGTGATACCTTTGTGGGCTAAGAAATTAGGAAAAAATACGCTGGTAGCCCGTCAAGCCTCCCGACGTGGTGGCACTTTGTATTGTCAGGATTGCGGCGAGCGGATAAAAATTTCAGGTAAAGCCGTCCTATATGCTACGGCGGAGCTCCATATTAAATGA
- a CDS encoding FAD-dependent oxidoreductase, translating to MKGTNMAKKVVIVGAGWAGCAAALAARKMGCDVELFERTDMLLGTGLVGGIMRNNGRFTATEEMIAMGGGDLFIIADEHARHKNIEFPGHYHANLYDVATIEPAVRTELANVGVKIHFKTRVTDIETNHGVITKIVADQLHGDTVTVEGAAFVDGSGTAGPIKNCIKYGNGCAMCIYRCPTFGPRFSIAAKAGIKEIISIKPDGTLGAMSGSCKLHKDSLGLHLKKELDSKGVCVIPIPAHLQKSLASLGQKACQQYASQEFVENIVLLDTGHAKLMTAYYPLEILRQITGLENARFEDPYAGGIGNSMRYFGMLPRDNYLQVNGLQNVFCCGEKAGLLVGHTEAIVTGTLAGYNAARYTRATDLLAIPTSLACGDAIAHVRAEMETPEGLANKYTFSGSVYFERMKNRHLYTTDIEEIKLRVRQAQMTDIFAASQ from the coding sequence ATTAAGGGGACGAATATGGCTAAAAAAGTAGTAATTGTTGGTGCCGGATGGGCTGGTTGTGCCGCGGCATTAGCAGCCCGTAAAATGGGGTGTGATGTAGAATTATTTGAACGAACCGACATGCTGCTTGGTACCGGATTGGTCGGTGGAATAATGCGTAACAACGGCCGCTTTACTGCTACTGAGGAAATGATTGCCATGGGCGGTGGTGATCTGTTTATCATTGCTGATGAACATGCGCGGCACAAAAACATTGAATTCCCGGGACATTATCATGCTAATTTGTACGATGTAGCAACTATTGAACCAGCGGTGCGTACAGAACTGGCAAACGTTGGTGTAAAAATTCATTTTAAAACTCGTGTTACAGACATTGAAACTAATCATGGAGTTATTACCAAAATAGTTGCTGACCAATTACATGGTGACACAGTGACTGTCGAAGGAGCGGCATTTGTCGATGGGTCTGGTACTGCTGGTCCAATCAAGAATTGTATTAAATATGGCAATGGATGTGCAATGTGCATCTATCGCTGTCCAACTTTTGGTCCTCGTTTCAGTATTGCAGCAAAAGCCGGGATCAAGGAGATTATCTCTATAAAACCAGACGGGACATTGGGAGCTATGAGCGGTTCCTGCAAACTTCATAAAGACTCTTTGGGACTTCATCTCAAGAAAGAATTAGACAGTAAAGGGGTATGCGTTATTCCTATACCTGCTCATTTGCAAAAGAGTCTAGCATCCCTTGGACAAAAAGCCTGCCAACAATATGCATCACAAGAATTTGTTGAAAATATCGTTTTACTTGATACTGGACATGCCAAATTAATGACAGCTTATTATCCTCTAGAAATTCTTCGCCAAATCACAGGACTTGAAAACGCCCGCTTTGAAGATCCCTACGCGGGGGGAATTGGCAATTCTATGCGATATTTCGGCATGCTGCCCCGGGATAATTACTTACAAGTGAATGGTTTGCAGAATGTGTTCTGCTGCGGCGAAAAAGCCGGCTTGCTTGTAGGCCATACCGAAGCCATTGTAACAGGCACTCTTGCCGGATATAATGCCGCACGATATACTCGCGCGACTGATTTGCTTGCAATCCCAACAAGTTTGGCCTGTGGTGATGCGATAGCCCATGTGAGAGCGGAGATGGAGACGCCAGAAGGCTTAGCTAATAAATATACTTTTTCAGGGTCTGTTTATTTCGAAAGAATGAAAAATAGACATCTTTACACTACTGATATTGAAGAAATCAAGCTTAGAGTCAGGCAGGCACAGATGACGGATATATTTGCAGCAAGCCAATAA
- a CDS encoding Gfo/Idh/MocA family oxidoreductase — MEKIKVGIAGLGRLGKEHAKNLSFKIANAELTAACSIVPSELEYAKKELGLEKVYLDFHEMLKDADIEAVVIVTTSDQHCWQIAAALDAGKHVFTDKPLGVTIEECKIAEKAVERHPELTFFLGFMRRFDPSYSHAKEKIKQGAIGKPYMLKATGIDPEALVEGAIKFASKSGGIFIDMAIHDIDFIRWFLESDPVEVYAAGATFKHPEFKAVGDDETGAAMYKCANGAIAFVHVGRTAPHGYHVETEIIGTEGTIRISPVPEKNLCMIYDQHGAVKECVSGFPERFADAYRIEMENFIHCIQQKDKPEITVYDGTKSTQIAFTTMEAYKKRKLLPITY; from the coding sequence ATGGAAAAAATTAAAGTTGGCATAGCGGGGTTGGGCAGATTAGGAAAAGAGCATGCGAAAAATCTTTCCTTTAAAATTGCTAATGCTGAACTTACAGCCGCTTGTTCTATTGTTCCTAGCGAATTGGAATATGCGAAAAAAGAGCTTGGTCTAGAGAAAGTCTATCTGGATTTTCACGAGATGCTAAAAGATGCTGATATTGAAGCGGTAGTTATTGTGACGACGAGCGATCAACATTGTTGGCAGATTGCTGCTGCTCTTGATGCGGGAAAGCATGTCTTTACTGATAAACCGCTAGGCGTAACGATAGAAGAATGTAAAATAGCAGAAAAGGCAGTTGAACGCCATCCAGAACTTACTTTCTTTTTAGGATTCATGAGAAGATTTGATCCATCTTATTCTCATGCAAAAGAAAAAATTAAACAAGGAGCTATTGGTAAGCCTTACATGTTGAAAGCAACCGGTATTGATCCAGAGGCTTTAGTTGAAGGAGCTATTAAGTTTGCGTCAAAATCTGGTGGGATTTTTATTGATATGGCTATACATGATATTGATTTTATCCGCTGGTTTTTAGAATCCGATCCAGTAGAGGTATATGCTGCGGGTGCTACATTTAAACATCCAGAATTCAAGGCTGTTGGTGATGACGAAACCGGAGCTGCTATGTATAAATGCGCTAATGGTGCTATTGCGTTTGTACATGTGGGGAGAACGGCGCCTCATGGATATCATGTAGAAACAGAAATCATTGGGACAGAAGGAACTATACGTATTAGTCCTGTTCCAGAAAAAAACCTTTGCATGATTTATGATCAACATGGAGCCGTAAAAGAATGTGTTAGTGGTTTTCCTGAACGATTTGCCGATGCCTATCGTATTGAAATGGAAAACTTTATCCATTGTATACAGCAAAAAGACAAGCCAGAAATTACCGTTTACGATGGAACTAAGTCAACACAAATTGCGTTCACAACCATGGAAGCTTATAAAAAAAGAAAACTTTTGCCAATTACATACTAA
- the scpB gene encoding methylmalonyl-CoA decarboxylase, with the protein MSLVKVEFSEKVGIITLNNPKKLNALSAELVDDIIEALDNFQKQKIHIIILRALDGSKIWSAGHDVKELPLKMRDPLSYYDSLEVLLRAVEEYPGPVIAMVHGSVYGGACDLIMTCDMVIADKTAKFAMTPAKLGVPYNSTGILHFMNRLPINIAKEMFFTAELVPAERALNVGIINHLVAEEELLPFTLNLAATISTRSILSIEVIKEQFRVLSKAYSITPSAFERVQGMRRKVYDSHDYEEAITAFLEKRPANFKGE; encoded by the coding sequence ATGTCATTAGTCAAAGTAGAATTCTCAGAAAAAGTGGGGATTATTACGCTAAATAATCCCAAAAAACTAAACGCATTAAGTGCTGAACTCGTCGATGATATTATTGAAGCACTTGATAATTTTCAAAAGCAGAAGATACATATCATTATTTTGCGTGCTCTGGATGGATCTAAGATATGGTCGGCAGGTCATGATGTTAAAGAATTACCGCTAAAAATGAGAGATCCGTTAAGTTATTACGATTCACTTGAGGTACTTTTACGGGCTGTGGAAGAATACCCTGGTCCGGTTATTGCAATGGTACACGGCAGTGTCTATGGTGGTGCTTGCGACTTAATAATGACTTGTGATATGGTGATCGCCGATAAGACGGCTAAGTTTGCCATGACTCCTGCTAAGCTTGGGGTTCCATATAATTCTACAGGTATTTTACATTTTATGAATCGTTTACCGATTAATATTGCTAAAGAGATGTTTTTTACTGCTGAATTAGTACCTGCGGAACGGGCTTTAAATGTAGGCATTATCAATCATTTAGTTGCAGAAGAAGAACTTCTCCCTTTTACATTAAATTTAGCTGCGACAATTAGCACACGGTCGATTTTATCTATTGAGGTAATTAAAGAACAGTTCCGTGTTTTATCAAAAGCATATTCTATCACTCCATCCGCTTTTGAACGAGTACAGGGGATGCGGCGGAAGGTTTATGACAGCCATGATTATGAAGAAGCGATTACTGCATTTTTAGAAAAACGCCCAGCAAATTTTAAAGGCGAGTAA
- a CDS encoding sugar porter family MFS transporter, translating to MMQNKNPSKNLSIIIFISTFGGLLFGYDTGVVNGALPYMSMPNQLNLNSFTQGLVVAILQLGAAVGAIAIGRITDIYGRQKTLIMLSLLFFVTTISCALSPNVPAMVISRFVLGLAVGGASVNVPTYLAEISPFNRRGKIVTKNELMIVFGQLLAFTCNAIIGITWGENDGVWRYMLSLAAVPAVILGIGMLKMPESPRWLISKNRVQEGTEILEKIRLPKEAEDEVNEIKKSIERGAAVQQMTVRDLGIPWVRYLILLGVGMALINQFTGINSIMYYGTEILKNCGLSTEAALIGNIANGLISLIAMYCGICMMDRIGRRPMIITGLIGVTVTLFLIGVASNVLHNASYFPFIILSLIIVYLAFFQGLIGPVNWLIISEIFPLRLRGLGMGIAVCVLWIANFCVGLTFPILLEHVGLANTFFTFSLMSVLSIWFVVKCLPETKGQSLEQLEEFFMHHYGKKTFKIEHKTEDTL from the coding sequence ATGATGCAAAATAAAAATCCAAGTAAAAATTTATCGATAATCATTTTTATTTCTACATTTGGTGGCTTACTATTTGGTTATGATACAGGTGTAGTCAATGGAGCATTGCCTTATATGTCAATGCCGAATCAGTTGAATTTAAATTCATTTACGCAGGGATTGGTTGTGGCTATTTTGCAATTAGGCGCTGCAGTGGGAGCAATAGCTATTGGAAGAATTACGGACATATATGGTAGACAAAAAACATTAATTATGCTTTCCTTACTGTTTTTTGTTACAACTATTTCTTGCGCACTATCTCCGAATGTACCAGCTATGGTTATTTCCAGATTTGTGCTTGGCTTGGCGGTAGGTGGTGCTTCGGTAAATGTTCCAACCTATTTAGCCGAAATATCTCCTTTCAATCGGCGAGGCAAAATTGTGACAAAAAATGAGTTAATGATTGTATTTGGACAGCTTCTTGCTTTTACTTGTAATGCCATTATTGGCATTACTTGGGGTGAGAATGACGGGGTTTGGCGCTATATGCTTTCTCTAGCTGCTGTTCCAGCGGTTATTCTGGGAATAGGAATGCTTAAGATGCCGGAAAGTCCAAGATGGCTTATTAGTAAAAATCGAGTACAGGAAGGGACTGAAATTTTAGAAAAAATTCGGTTACCAAAGGAAGCCGAAGATGAAGTCAATGAAATAAAAAAGAGTATAGAAAGAGGAGCCGCTGTTCAACAAATGACAGTTAGAGATTTAGGCATACCCTGGGTTAGATATTTGATATTGTTGGGTGTTGGTATGGCATTGATCAATCAGTTTACGGGAATAAATTCTATTATGTATTATGGAACAGAAATTCTTAAAAATTGTGGACTTAGTACAGAAGCGGCACTAATTGGCAATATAGCCAATGGGCTTATTTCATTAATTGCTATGTACTGCGGAATCTGTATGATGGATCGAATTGGACGGCGTCCAATGATTATTACCGGGTTAATAGGAGTTACAGTGACGCTTTTTCTCATCGGAGTGGCTTCAAATGTTTTACATAATGCTAGTTATTTCCCCTTTATAATTTTGTCACTGATTATTGTTTATCTTGCTTTTTTCCAAGGTTTAATTGGACCGGTAAATTGGTTAATTATTTCTGAAATATTTCCTTTAAGACTTCGGGGACTGGGAATGGGGATTGCCGTTTGTGTATTATGGATTGCCAATTTTTGTGTAGGCTTAACATTCCCTATATTGCTTGAGCATGTAGGTCTAGCTAATACATTTTTTACGTTTTCTTTAATGAGTGTACTGTCTATATGGTTTGTCGTCAAATGTCTACCGGAAACCAAAGGACAGTCTTTGGAACAGTTGGAGGAATTTTTCATGCATCACTATGGTAAAAAAACATTTAAAATAGAGCATAAAACGGAGGATACTTTATAA
- a CDS encoding tail fiber protein, which produces MTKFETNLTEVIEELQVKDVELEAKDVDLQNQIDSEVVARTDADTKLQANIDAEANARNVTDKDLQDQITKEVIARTDSEKALQTNIDAEANARNVADKDLQGQITKEIAARTEGDKALQSSIDAEIVARADADSKLQIAINTEVDARTKADQGLQVQIDALNIAGTVQYFARQTAPDGWLKANGSAVSRAQYAKLFAAIGTLFGAGDGSTTFNLPDLRGEFVRGFDDGRGVDAGRTLGGMQNSLLGTHYHALLNANLNAGGMIGAAPGDGNVYNDSISQVVTKTSGDPVIIWANTSPTGGAETRPRNIALLACIKY; this is translated from the coding sequence ATGACAAAATTTGAAACAAATTTAACCGAAGTAATTGAGGAATTACAAGTAAAGGATGTAGAGCTAGAAGCAAAAGATGTTGATTTGCAGAATCAAATTGACAGTGAAGTCGTCGCACGTACTGATGCTGATACCAAGTTGCAGGCTAACATTGATGCTGAAGCTAACGCAAGAAATGTTACAGACAAAGATTTACAAGATCAGATTACTAAAGAAGTCATTGCCAGAACTGATAGTGAGAAGGCACTTCAAACTAACATTGATGCTGAAGCTAACGCAAGAAATGTTGCAGACAAAGATTTACAAGGTCAGATTACTAAAGAGATAGCGGCACGAACCGAAGGAGATAAGGCACTACAGTCCAGTATTGATGCAGAAATAGTAGCACGGGCTGACGCAGATAGTAAATTGCAAATCGCTATCAATACTGAGGTCGATGCTAGAACTAAGGCGGATCAAGGTTTGCAAGTACAGATTGATGCATTAAATATTGCTGGGACTGTTCAGTATTTTGCACGACAAACGGCACCAGATGGATGGTTAAAAGCTAACGGTTCAGCGGTTTCAAGAGCACAATATGCTAAGTTATTTGCCGCAATAGGCACTTTGTTTGGCGCAGGTGATGGTAGCACAACATTTAATTTACCAGATCTTCGAGGTGAGTTTGTGCGTGGATTTGATGATGGGCGCGGAGTGGATGCAGGGAGGACACTAGGGGGCATGCAGAACAGCCTTTTGGGAACTCACTATCATGCATTATTAAATGCCAATTTAAATGCTGGTGGTATGATAGGGGCGGCTCCAGGGGATGGAAATGTATATAATGATTCTATTAGTCAAGTGGTTACTAAAACTTCAGGCGATCCTGTGATAATTTGGGCAAATACCAGCCCAACTGGTGGCGCTGAAACCCGTCCCCGCAACATAGCTTTACTAGCTTGTATTAAATATTAA
- a CDS encoding dihydrofolate reductase family protein gives MSNNVKQRRIILDLAVTLDGFIEGKNGEVDWCIMDPDMGFTNFLNQIDAILYGRKSYDLWGQYIPKTKDSDTEKEIWKLVHSKEKYVFSRTQIETDNQAIFINENILEEVNKLKNKPGKDIWLYGGASLITTFINLGLVDEFRLSIHPVILGEGKPMFIDIKQRLNLKMVNTRTFSSGVVQLIYHWNGN, from the coding sequence ATGTCAAATAACGTAAAACAGAGAAGAATAATTTTAGATTTAGCAGTTACTTTAGATGGTTTTATTGAAGGGAAAAATGGAGAAGTTGATTGGTGCATTATGGACCCTGATATGGGGTTCACTAATTTCTTGAATCAAATTGATGCTATTTTATATGGTAGAAAAAGCTACGATCTATGGGGACAATATATTCCAAAAACTAAAGACTCTGATACCGAAAAAGAAATTTGGAAATTGGTTCATAGTAAAGAGAAATATGTATTTTCCAGAACACAAATAGAGACTGATAATCAAGCAATATTTATAAATGAAAATATTCTTGAAGAAGTAAATAAATTGAAGAATAAGCCTGGTAAAGACATCTGGCTATATGGCGGAGCAAGTCTCATTACAACTTTTATAAATTTAGGGCTTGTTGATGAATTTAGATTATCGATTCACCCTGTTATTTTGGGAGAAGGAAAACCGATGTTTATTGATATAAAACAGAGGTTGAATTTAAAAATGGTTAATACAAGAACGTTCTCTTCTGGCGTTGTGCAACTAATCTATCATTGGAATGGTAATTAA
- a CDS encoding AraC family transcriptional regulator, producing MQKEEKGVIWKDGIYFRSTSLFAKNNLFYILWGATYNLDTPYRVKRSYMDAYMLQYITKGEVHFELRGQHFIATENEFVLLDCHEPNHYWAEIPSQVKWFHFNGNAIKPILEYIYKLNGNGHFLSRKAFKIDRYVDKIIMAIKIEDENEIFFSQNIYNILCEAATPPLVSTISSRENIMVINEAIHFMQENFHQQIMITDIAEHVNFSLFYFTRLFKKVMLTSPHLYLLNMRLIYAKKLLCETSDSIEDIAKKSGFQSSSYFIRAFKKATNLTPSKFRSIFLNS from the coding sequence ATGCAAAAAGAGGAAAAAGGTGTAATTTGGAAAGACGGGATATATTTTCGCTCTACTAGTTTATTTGCAAAAAATAATCTTTTTTATATTTTATGGGGAGCAACCTATAATCTTGATACTCCTTATCGTGTGAAAAGAAGCTATATGGATGCCTATATGTTGCAGTATATCACAAAAGGAGAAGTTCATTTTGAATTGCGCGGGCAGCATTTTATTGCTACAGAAAATGAGTTTGTTCTTTTAGATTGTCATGAACCCAATCATTATTGGGCAGAAATCCCATCACAGGTAAAATGGTTTCATTTTAATGGCAATGCTATAAAACCAATCTTAGAATATATTTATAAACTAAATGGTAATGGACATTTTTTAAGTCGAAAAGCGTTCAAAATAGATCGATATGTAGACAAGATCATAATGGCAATAAAAATTGAAGATGAAAATGAAATCTTTTTTTCGCAAAATATTTATAATATTTTATGTGAGGCAGCAACTCCTCCGCTAGTCTCAACTATCTCTTCGCGTGAAAATATAATGGTGATAAACGAGGCAATCCATTTTATGCAAGAAAATTTTCATCAACAGATCATGATTACTGACATTGCAGAGCATGTTAATTTTAGTCTGTTTTATTTTACAAGGCTATTCAAAAAAGTAATGCTTACATCACCGCATTTGTATTTGTTAAATATGCGGTTAATTTATGCCAAAAAACTTTTATGCGAAACTTCCGATAGCATTGAGGATATAGCAAAAAAAAGCGGCTTTCAAAGTTCATCCTACTTTATTCGTGCATTTAAGAAAGCGACAAATCTGACGCCTAGTAAATTTCGCAGCATTTTTCTCAATTCATAA
- a CDS encoding DMT family transporter, whose protein sequence is MLQSEKAYLAAFVYSLIIGFSFMFTKLALAIASPMDTLAHRFTISFLIASIPFLAKKAQLNMNYKDLIAILPLAILYPTLFFTFQAFGLVYISSSEAGIIQAVIPLFTVFLAGHFLNEYPTTQQKISILLSVMGVIYIFFMKSSGLEVANLQGALLILLSALSAACYNVLARNLTKRYALYKLTYIMTMIGFITFNIIAIIQHNIDHTLSYFFAPFGNQEFLLSIFYLGILSSLGTSFLSNYALSKLEASKMSVFSNLATLITIIAGVLVLHEKLQYFHLIGGSLILIGVIGTNYFNTKKVVNQ, encoded by the coding sequence ATGTTGCAAAGTGAAAAAGCCTATCTAGCGGCTTTTGTCTATAGCTTAATTATTGGTTTTTCTTTTATGTTCACAAAATTAGCATTAGCCATAGCCAGTCCCATGGATACCTTGGCCCACCGCTTTACCATTTCTTTTTTGATTGCCTCTATTCCTTTTCTCGCTAAAAAAGCTCAATTAAATATGAACTACAAGGATTTAATAGCTATACTCCCGTTGGCGATACTGTATCCAACATTGTTTTTTACTTTTCAAGCCTTTGGTTTGGTATACATCTCTTCATCCGAAGCCGGGATTATACAAGCTGTAATTCCGTTATTCACAGTATTTCTCGCAGGACACTTTTTAAATGAATATCCAACCACCCAGCAAAAAATATCCATTTTATTATCCGTCATGGGAGTCATTTATATTTTTTTTATGAAAAGCTCTGGTCTGGAAGTAGCGAATCTACAAGGAGCCCTTCTTATTCTCTTATCCGCCTTGTCTGCAGCTTGTTATAATGTTTTGGCTAGGAATTTGACTAAACGATATGCACTCTATAAGTTAACCTATATCATGACAATGATCGGTTTTATTACTTTTAATATTATCGCGATCATCCAGCATAACATAGACCATACTCTTAGTTACTTTTTTGCCCCTTTTGGTAACCAAGAATTCTTACTCTCCATTTTCTATTTAGGCATACTCTCCTCGCTTGGTACTTCTTTTTTATCCAATTATGCCTTGTCCAAACTAGAAGCTTCAAAAATGAGCGTATTTAGTAATTTAGCTACGCTGATTACCATTATTGCCGGCGTCCTTGTTTTGCATGAAAAATTACAATACTTTCACCTCATTGGCGGCTCGCTTATCCTTATCGGTGTTATTGGCACAAATTATTTTAACACTAAAAAAGTTGTGAATCAGTAA
- a CDS encoding tetratricopeptide repeat protein: protein MKKILMPFSLLNVTLIVVFLISLSNFVFAAQTGYVEEEENNKSDAFSKQAELPDSTAMKYFLRGLDYFEKKQYDIAIADYTKAIELQPGRAIIYYCRAYSYSELKKYDLAISDCNKAIDLEPNNADYYSERGYAESKKELFSYSINDFTKAIELQPNTSRFYVGRGNAYGGMGKYNEAIKDFEKALQLNSKDGMAYFNLAQVYELLGDREISLSMYQEASKYDLLEIDQSKIKARLSGDWSKYKEWI from the coding sequence TTGAAAAAGATATTGATGCCTTTTAGTCTTTTAAATGTAACTTTAATTGTTGTTTTTCTAATTAGTTTAAGTAACTTTGTATTTGCTGCCCAAACTGGATACGTGGAAGAAGAGGAAAATAATAAGAGTGATGCATTTTCTAAACAAGCAGAATTGCCCGATTCTACTGCTATGAAATATTTTCTTCGAGGGCTAGATTATTTTGAAAAAAAACAATATGACATTGCAATCGCTGATTATACCAAGGCAATAGAATTGCAACCAGGAAGGGCTATTATTTATTATTGTCGTGCATATTCATATTCTGAGTTGAAAAAGTACGACTTGGCTATAAGTGATTGCAATAAGGCTATTGATTTAGAACCTAATAATGCTGACTATTATTCAGAACGTGGTTATGCAGAATCGAAAAAAGAACTATTTTCTTACTCAATTAATGATTTTACAAAAGCTATTGAATTACAACCTAATACTTCTCGTTTTTATGTTGGACGTGGTAATGCATATGGAGGCATGGGAAAATATAACGAGGCTATTAAGGATTTTGAAAAAGCATTACAATTAAATTCGAAAGACGGAATGGCATACTTTAATCTTGCTCAGGTATATGAATTGTTAGGAGATAGGGAAATCTCTCTCTCAATGTATCAGGAAGCATCAAAATATGATCTACTTGAAATAGATCAATCTAAAATTAAGGCTCGTCTAAGTGGGGACTGGAGCAAATATAAAGAATGGATATAA
- a CDS encoding aminotransferase class V-fold PLP-dependent enzyme has translation MNNVSNGVLFSDGLSQEIKECFYYVDNDPILGERLFFANAGGSFRLKKAVDTFARIDSIPDYPGLIHERARYLEKVQEDGLNDIRIILNAKAGSILTTLTASQAMFDMVRAIAENVSGTNMVTSILEHPSAYDSMEYYAEKLKKEFRVAKSNPVTGGVDVDELIKLVDKDTCLLSVMYASNISGAIFDIETIVKKARAIKPDLYIIVDAVQHTPHSVIDLQKIPVDGINFAPYKFFGCRGLGIAWLSERAAVLPHHKMTAKGANVWDLGSPAISQFAVVTEIVNYVCWIGGKFINSNDRRELFAYGMERIALHERALMARMLNGTDEIPGLRNIKGVKVFLDYEDLTKRDFIIAMGFDHLGYEQAVQEYDKKGVIVYERLTSSPYSKRMLDSFKLDGALRIAPLHCHSVADIDKFLIATMELSRL, from the coding sequence ATGAATAACGTAAGTAACGGAGTACTATTTTCAGATGGACTATCACAAGAAATAAAAGAGTGTTTTTATTATGTAGATAATGATCCAATTTTGGGTGAACGGCTTTTCTTTGCGAATGCTGGAGGATCATTTAGACTCAAAAAAGCAGTAGATACATTTGCACGAATAGATTCTATTCCAGATTATCCAGGGCTCATTCATGAGAGGGCACGTTATTTAGAAAAAGTACAAGAAGATGGACTTAACGATATCAGAATTATATTAAATGCAAAAGCTGGCAGTATCTTAACAACACTTACAGCTTCACAGGCTATGTTCGATATGGTGAGGGCAATTGCTGAAAATGTCAGTGGGACAAATATGGTAACATCAATACTCGAACATCCTTCGGCATATGATTCCATGGAGTATTATGCTGAAAAATTGAAAAAGGAATTTAGAGTAGCAAAAAGCAATCCTGTTACGGGCGGCGTGGATGTTGATGAACTTATTAAACTGGTAGATAAAGATACATGCCTCTTAAGTGTAATGTATGCATCTAACATTTCAGGTGCAATTTTCGACATTGAAACTATCGTAAAAAAAGCTCGCGCTATCAAACCCGATTTATATATTATTGTAGATGCAGTACAACATACTCCTCATAGTGTAATCGACCTTCAAAAGATTCCTGTGGATGGTATTAATTTTGCTCCCTATAAATTTTTCGGGTGTAGGGGTTTGGGGATTGCTTGGTTATCTGAACGTGCCGCCGTGCTTCCACATCATAAGATGACTGCTAAAGGAGCAAATGTATGGGATCTTGGAAGTCCTGCAATATCACAATTTGCTGTAGTTACTGAAATTGTCAATTATGTGTGCTGGATCGGCGGGAAATTTATTAATAGTAATGACAGACGTGAACTATTTGCATATGGCATGGAAAGGATTGCATTACACGAAAGAGCTTTAATGGCTAGAATGCTTAATGGTACCGATGAAATCCCTGGACTTCGTAATATTAAAGGAGTTAAAGTATTCTTAGACTATGAAGACCTTACCAAAAGAGATTTCATAATTGCAATGGGATTTGATCATCTGGGATATGAGCAAGCAGTTCAAGAGTACGATAAAAAAGGAGTCATTGTATATGAAAGATTGACTTCTAGCCCCTATTCAAAGAGGATGCTTGATTCATTCAAATTAGATGGTGCCCTTAGAATTGCACCGCTGCATTGTCATTCAGTTGCAGATATTGATAAATTCTTAATAGCAACAATGGAATTGTCTCGATTATAA